A stretch of Lathyrus oleraceus cultivar Zhongwan6 chromosome 6, CAAS_Psat_ZW6_1.0, whole genome shotgun sequence DNA encodes these proteins:
- the LOC127091015 gene encoding E3 ubiquitin-protein ligase WAV3, producing the protein MGSKWKKAKVALGLNLCMFVPRTLDDDFPPSAVVSERLSDAALLSPANWEKGSSRPTTPVPSFHGLRLSKSSSKSSKQTCAICLTKMKQGSGQAIFTAECSHSFHFHCIASNVKHGNQICPVCRAKWKEIPLSGSSLEPVQGRVTPSPINWPQNDALMAVVHRLPLPLPHPRRDLNRRHVVPLYQASEPGVFDDDESLNHQHAISERSICGKSTEDTDAVRAMEIKTYPEVSSVPRSDTCANFTVLVHLKATAAAAASTKRQNLSRNQTSLTQISQTPRAPVDLVTVLDVSGSMAGTKLALLKRAMGFVIQNLGTNDRLSVIAFSSTARRLFPLCKMTDSGRQQALQAVNSLVANGGTNIAEGLRKGAKIMEDRKEKNPVANIILLSDGQDNYTVGSSGNDQPQPNYHLLLPTSISGRDNSGFQIPVHAFGFGADHDASSMHSISEISGGTFSFIETEAVLQDAFAQCIGGLLSVVIQELQVAIECVHPELGLVSLKAGSYPSRLMADGRKGFIDVGDLYADEERDFLVSVNIPATSSDKTLLIKVKCVYKDPLSQETATLESDEVKIERPEVIAGQVVMSLEVDRQRNRLQAADAMAQARTAAEQGDLTGAVLILENCRKILSETVSAKAHDRLCVALDAELKEMQERMASRHVYEASGRAYILSGLSSHSWQRATARGDSTESSSLVQAYQTPSMVEMLTRSQAMLLGSPSGQRLLQPLLSYRSQPSPR; encoded by the exons ATGGGAAGTAAATGGAAGAAAGCAAAGGTGGCTCTTGGTCTTAATCTCTGCATGTTTGTTCCAAGAACATTAGACGATGATTTTCCTCCTTCCGCGGTGGTTTCTGAGAGATTGTCGGATGCTGCTCTTCTCTCTCCGGCCAACTGGGAGAAGGGCTCTTCCCGGCCAACTACTCCGGTGCCGTCTTTTCATGGTTTGAGACTTTCCAAAAGTAGCAGCAAATCGTCCAAG CAAACTTGTGCAATATGCTTAACCAAAATGAAGCAGGGATCTGGTCAAGCTATATTCACAGCAGAATGTTCACATTCTTTCCATTTTCACTGCATTGCTTCAAATGTGAAACATGGGAACCAAATATGTCCGGTGTGCCGAGCAAAGTGGAAGGAAATACCCTTATCGGGTTCTAGTTTGGAACCTGTTCAAGGTAGAGTAACACCAAGTCCAATAAATTGGCCCCAAAATGATGCTTTGATGGCTGTGGTCCATCGCCTACCTCTTCCTCTACCTCATCCTCGCCGAGATTTGAATAGGCGGCATGTTGTGCCGCTTTATCAGGCTTCTGAGCCGGGCGTATTTGACGATGATGAATCTTTAAATCACCAACATGCAATTTCTGAGAGAAGTATTTGCGGTAAGAGTACTGAAGATACCGATGCTGTTCGAGCAATGGAGATTAAAACCTACCCTGAAGTGTCTTCCGTTCCAAGGTCCGACACTTGTGCTAACTTCACAGTTTTGGTTCATCTCAAAGCTACTGCTGCAGCCGCTGCTTCTACCAAAAGACAAAATCTTAGCAGAAATCAGACCAGCTTGACGCAGATTTCGCAGACTCCGCGTGCCCCAGTTGACTTGGTCACCGTGCTTGACGTCAGTGGTAGCATGGCCGGAACTAAGCTCGCACTACTAAAAAGGGCTATGGGATTTGTTATACAGAACCTAGGCACTAATGACCGGCTTTCTGTTATTGCTTTCTCTTCCACAGCTCGCCGTCTCTTTCCACTATGTAAGATGACTGATTCTGGACGGCAACAGGCATTACAAGCTGTTAATTCTTTGGTTGCAAATGGTGGTACCAATATTGCGGAAGGGCTGAGAAAAGGTGCCAAGATAATGGAAGACCGAAAAGAAAAGAATCCAGTTGCGAATATTATTCTGTTGTCGGATGGACAAGATAATTACACTGTTGGTAGCTCGGGAAATGACCAACCTCAACCAAACTATCATTTGCTTCTGCCGACTTCCATCAGTGGTCGAGATAATTCGGGATTTCAAATTCCCGTGCATGCTTTTGGATTTGGTGCAGACCATGATGCCTCATCAATGCATTCAATTTCGGAGATCTCTGGCGGAACATTTTCATTCATCGAAACTGAAGCTGTGTTACAGGATGCATTTGCACAATGCATTGGAGGACTTCTTAGTGTCGTTATTCAAGAGTTGCAAGTGGCGATTGAGTGTGTACACCCTGAACTCGGTCTTGTTTCGCTTAAAGCAGGAAGTTACCCTAGCCGTTTGATGGCTGATGGACGCAAAGGATTTATCGACGTTGGGGACTTGTATGCTGATGAAGAGAGGGATTTTTTAGTCTCGGTTAACATTCCAGCCACGTCAAGCGACAAGACATTGTTGATAAAGGTCAAATGTGTTTACAAGGATCCCCTGAGTCAAGAGACAGCAACATTGGAAAGTGATGAAGTAAAGATTGAGAGGCCCGAAGTAATCGCCGGGCAGGTTGTAATGTCTCTTGAAGTGGACAGACAACGCAACAGGCTCCAAGCAGCCGATGCAATGGCACAGGCACGGACTGCAGCTGAACAGGGAGACCTCACTGGAGCAGTATTGATCCTTGAAAACTGTCGGAAGATTCTTTCAGAGACTGTATCAGCTAAAGCTCACGACCGCCTTTGTGTTGCATTGGATGCTGAACTCAAGGAAATGCAAGAGCGGATGGCGAGTAGGCATGTGTACGAAGCATCTGGGAGAGCATATATACTCTCCGGTTTGAGTTCACACTCGTGGCAAAGAGCAACCGCACGAGGCGATTCTACCGAAAGTTCAAGTCTTGTTCAAGCTTATCAGACACCATCAATGGTTGAGATGCTTACTCGATCTCAGGCCATGTTACTAGGTAGTCCATCGGGTCAGAGGCTTCTTCAGCCACTGTTGTCATACAGATCACAACCAAGCCCAAGGTAA